A window of the Oryza brachyantha chromosome 5, ObraRS2, whole genome shotgun sequence genome harbors these coding sequences:
- the LOC102704250 gene encoding uncharacterized protein LOC102704250, with protein MASSSRSASSAAQPSRPPRLASASPTAARDLRFDALRLIHTRLTCLVDRRAMARVCHSWRVAVKPQVPQPEEVPLPYILLPGDGGPSFSCALRGCATHRFSVPPFARDARFFGAYPGGWLFLAVGHTDGNAILNLRTGRHFVLPEKVRLEDRPTEEDMVMVAATLSSPPENEHCIGAGILCCLPNVIDANIYAFWRVGADAGALAAVPVVANGDDVSNTWSMSNLQDVIHHNNAFYFLTREESLLVFPVSEFAEVDGGELAIPIFEDLLFPHYCGFGRYDTNDVVVRYLVESHRRLLMVVRLAPGPLPMPSPTSAFRVFEMVKRQTIPTNNEETEYGWKELDSLDGRMLFVARGCSRSYEVARYPGFKEGVYFLDDGRLYDELTKFTDDAERRYPCRDSRKWLASLEAVPRVDNFLPEQGPSDYSPPAWLLP; from the coding sequence ATGGCGTCCTCGTCGCgttccgcctcctccgctgcCCAACCCTCGCGACCGCCAcgcctcgcctccgcctctccCACGGCCGCGCGCGACCTCAGGTTCGATGCCCTCCGCCTCATCCACACGCGCCTCACGTGCCTCGTCGACCGCCGCGCCATGGCCCGAGTCTGCCACTCGTGGCGCGTCGCCGTCAAGCCGCAGGTGCCTCAGCCGGAGGAGGTCCCGCTCCCGTACATCCTCCTCCCGGGAGATGGAGGTCCTTCCTTCTCATGCGCTCTCCGCGGCTGCGCCACCCACCGCTTCAGCGTCCCGCCCTTCGCGCGCGACGCCCGCTTCTTCGGCGCCTACCCCGGCGGCTGGCTcttcctcgccgtcggccacaCTGACGGGAACGCGATCCTCAACCTCCGCACCGGCCGGCACTTCGTCCTCCCCGAGAAAGTTCGCCTGGAAGATCGGCCGACGGAGGAGGACATGGTCATGGTCGCGGCGACACTCTCTTCGCCACCGGAGAACGAACACTGCATCGGCGCCGGCATCCTCTGCTGCTTGCCCAATGTCATCGATGCAAACATTTATGCATTCTGGCGCGTCGGTGCGGATGCGGGTGCGCTTGCGGCGGTGCCGGTGGTGGCGAATGGTGACGACGTCAGCAACACTTGGTCGATGTCAAATCTGCAGGATGTCATACACCACAATAATGCCTTCTACTTCCTCACCAGAGAAGAAAGCCTCCTTGTGTTTCCAGTATCTGAGTTCGCCGaagtggacggcggcgagctggcgaTACCAATCTTCGAGGATCTCCTCTTCCCTCATTATTGTGGGTTCGGCCGTTACGACACGAACGACGTTGTTGTTCGCTACCTGGTGGAGTCTCACCGGCGTCTCCTCATGGTGGTTAGGCTCGCTCCTGGTCCTCTCCCCatgccgtcgccgacgtcggcgTTCAGGGTGTTCGAGATGGTGAAACGACAGACGATCCCCACCAACAACGAGGAGACCGAGTACGGCTGGAAGGAGCTGGATTCCTTGGATGGCCGTATGCTGTTCGTCGCCCGAGGCTGCTCCAGATCCTACGAAGTGGCCAGGTATCCGGGGTTCAAGGAGGGCGTCTACTTCCTGGACGACGGGAGACTCTACGATGAGTTGACAAAGTTCACGGATGATGCGGAGCGGCGCTACCCCTGCAGAGACAGCCGCAAGTGGCTGGCATCGCTGGAGGCGGTTCCCCGCGTGGACAACTTCTTGCCGGAGCAAGGCCCATCGGACTACTCACCGCCGGCTTGGCTTCTCCCCTGA
- the LOC102704526 gene encoding LOW QUALITY PROTEIN: uncharacterized protein LOC102704526 (The sequence of the model RefSeq protein was modified relative to this genomic sequence to represent the inferred CDS: substituted 2 bases at 2 genomic stop codons), with product MLTYGVAADATDDYVRIGESLRRFVTAVVEVFGDEYLRSPNEDDIARLLAIREHRGFTGMIGSLDCMYWRRKNCPSAWQGTHNDINVLHRSSLFARLAEGQAPKVNYTINNNEYTMPYYLADNIYPSXVTLMKTIPXPQDNKKKYFATAQEACRKDVERAFGVLQARFAIVRGPARFWDEGTLGQIMRACVIMHNMIVEDERDEEDDLNYDGVGEKMKISHNETPKLEEFIKNYKNIKDKGIHNQLQDDLIEHLWQHHPDLYQ from the exons ATGTTAACTTATGGAGTGGCAGCTGATGCTACCGATGATTATGTTCGTATTGGTGAGAGTCTGAGAAGGTTTGTCACTGCTGTTGTGGAGGTATTTGGAGATGAGTACTTGAGATCACCAAATGAAGATGATATTGCTAGGTTACTTGCAATTAGAGAGCATAGAGGTTTTACTGGTATGATTGGATCGCTTGATTGTATGTATTGGAGGCGGAAAAATTGTCCTTCAGCATGGCAAGGTA CTCACAATGACATCAACGTTTTACACCGATCTTCTCTATTTGCACGGCTAGCTGAAGGTCAAGCTCCAAAGGTGAATTATACAATTAATAACAATGAATATACAATGCCTTACTATCTTGCCGATAACATATATCCCTCATAGGTCACATTGATGAAGACCATACCTTAACCGCAAGATAATAAgaagaaatattttgcaacTGCCCAAGAAGCTTGTAGGAAGGACGTGGAACGAGCGTTTGGGGTTTTACAAGCTCGTTTTGCTATCGTTAGGGGGCCAGCTCGATTTTGGGATGAAGGCACCCTTGGACAAATCATGAGGGCATGCGTCATTATGCACAACATGATAGTTGAGGATGAGCGCGATGAGGAAGATGATTTAAATTATGATGGGGTGGGAGAAAAGATGAAGATTTCCCATAATGAAACACCTAAACTTGAGgagtttattaaaaattacaagaatATAAAGGACAAAGGTATTCACAATCAGCTTCAAGATGATCTCATTGAGCACCTGTGGCAACATCATCCAGACCTGTACCAATGA
- the LOC102703865 gene encoding protein LURP-one-related 8-like: MAAKVHPNLAVPSLQPRMGMGVRAVAAGGGGGGGGEEVVLTVWRKSLLFNCRGFTVFDASGDLVYRVDSYAADSRAEVVLMDAAGVPVLTVRRKKAISHLGLGGDQWLVYPGEETRLPPLYAVKRTTQYVRGGGNGKTMAHVAPCGVRGGAGGGYEVEGSYLRRHCTVYDQQRRAVVAEVQPKEAVGTDVFRLVVRPGMEVSVAMAVVVALDQMFGKPSLLRSWSS, translated from the coding sequence ATGGCGGCGAAGGTGCACCCCAACTTGGCCGTGCCGTCGCTCCAGCCGCGGATGGGGATGGGTGtgagggcggtggcggccggaggtggtggtggtggtggtggtgaggaggTGGTGCTGACGGTGTGGAGGAAGTCGCTGCTTTTCAACTGCAGGGGGTTCACGGTGTTCGACGCGAGCGGCGACCTGGTGTACCGCGTCGACAGCTACGcggcggactcgcgggcggaGGTCGTGCTcatggacgccgccggcgtgcccGTGCTCACCGTCCGCCGCAAGAAGGCGATCAGCCACCTCGGGCTCGGGGGCGACCAGTGGCTGGTGTACCCCGGGGAGGAGACGCGCCTGCCGCCGCTCTACGCCGTGAAGCGGACGACGCAGTacgtccgcggcggcggcaacggcaagACCATGGCGCACGTCGCGCCCTGCGGCGtccgtggcggcgccggcggcgggtacGAGGTTGAAGGCTCGTACCTGCGGCGGCACTGCACGGTGTACGACCAGCAGCGGCGCGCCGTCGTGGCGGAGGTGCAGCCGAAGGAGGCGGTGGGCACGGACGTGTTCCGGCTGGTGGTGCGGCCGGGGATGGAGGTGTCGGTGGCCATGGCCGTCGTGGTGGCGCTGGACCAGATGTTCGGCAAGCCCTCCCTCCTCAGGAGCTGGTCctcctaa